The Quercus robur chromosome 7, dhQueRobu3.1, whole genome shotgun sequence genome has a segment encoding these proteins:
- the LOC126691656 gene encoding disease resistance protein TAO1-like isoform X9 has protein sequence MSTQGASTSSPSSSSTPRRTYDVFLSFRGEDTRTSFTDHLYNALTRKGIFTFRDDENLERGRFISEELVKAIQESKFAIVILSKNYAFSTWLLDELEHIVRCVEETGLVVVPIFYHVNPSDVRKQTGTFAEAFNAHKKRALDEHKMKTWRTALGVVADLSGWDLKDRHESEFIPKIVEDIDKKLNSKFLIIHENLVGVESMVAELLNCSYLDFENNVCMIGICGMGGIGKTTLAKAVYDMHSNKFDASSFIANVREKSERDCLLQLQKQLLKDISGEINTNISDDCEGVYIIKKRLRDKKVLLVLDDVNDEHQLEKLAGKKGWFRPGSWIIITTRDEHVLVAHEVLKIYRPKGLNNDDALKFFCLKAFKNEQPKEGYTQLSQEFVKYAGGLPLALVTLGSFLVGRPRDDWQSALDYFKENPPKKIFDILKISFDGLEDMWKEVFLDIACFFTGWPKFEVIRILKNCGFKARIGISVLQDKSLLTVIGGNEELGMHDLLQEMGKNIVRSCGELGRQSRLWLFEDLCRVLENNMETNAIQAIVIKKRNAGFNFEEFPEVFSKMTNLRLLIIDELHIPNALNRVPNGLRHLSWKCCSLKCLPSSFEPKELVELDLQYSKCEYLWEGAKCLGNLKSINLSSSENLIWTPDFSRVPRLEVLHLGCCTNLGGLHPSIGQLSKLKSLHLSYCESLTNLPSFSEATSLEVLGLECCTNLVGLHPSFGQLSKLKSLDLSRCTSLTNLPSFSEATSLEVLGLEWCTNLVGLHPSFGQLSKLKSLDLSHCTSLTNLPSFSKATSLEVLGLEGCTNLVGLHPSIGQLSKLKSLHLSHCTSLTNLPSFSEATSLEVLGLEGCTNLIGLHPSIGQLSKLKSLHLSRCTSLTNLPSFSEATSLEVLGLEWCTNLVGLHPSIGQLSKLKSLHLSRCTSLTNLPSFSEATSLEVLGLEGCTNLVGLHPSIGQLSKLKSLHLSRCTSLTNLPSFSEATSLEVLGLEWCTNLVGLHPLFGQLSKLKSLHLSCCTSLANLPSFSEATSLEVLLLEGCTNLVGLHPSIGQLSKLKSLHLSRCTSLTNLPSFSEATSLEVLGLEGCTNLVGLHPSIGQLSKLKSLHLSHCTSLTNLPSFSEATSLEVLGLEGCTNLIGLHPSIGQLSKLKSLHLSRCTSLTNLPSFSEATSLEVLGLEGCTNLIGLHPSIGQLSKLKSLHLSRCTSLTNLPSFSEATSLEVLGLEGCTNLVGLHPSIGQLSKLKSLHLSRCTSLTNLPSFSEATSLEVLGLEGCTNLVGLHPSIGQLSKLKSLHLSRCTSLTNLPSFSEATSLEVLGLEWCTNLVGLHPLFGQLSKLKSLHLSYCTSLTNLPSFSEATSLEVLLLEGCTNLVGLHPSIGQLSKLKSLHLSRCTSLTNLPSFLEATSLEVLGLEGCTNLVGLHPSIGQLSKLKSLHLSRCTSLTNLPSFLEATSLEVLGLEGCTNLVGLHPSIGQLSKLKSLHLSRCTSLTNLPSFSEATSLEVLGLEGCTNLVGLHPLFGQLSKLKSLNLSDCTSLTNLPNFSEATSLEVLGLR, from the exons TTACCACGTGAATCCATCTGATGTACGGAAGCAGACAGGAACTTTTGCAGAAGCATTTAATGCTCACAAAAAAAGAGCCTTAGATGAACACAAAATGAAAACGTGGAGAACTGCTTTGGGAGTAGTGGCTGATCTCTCTGGTTGGGATTTGAAAGATAG GCATGAGTCAGAATTTATCCCAAAAATTGTTGAAGACATTGATAagaaattgaattcaaaattcTTAATCATTCACGAAAACCTCGTAGGAGTAGAATCTATGGTGGCAGAATTGTTGAACTGTTCGTATTTAGATTTTGAGAATAATGTTTGCATGATAGGGATTTGTGGTATGGGGGGAATCGGAAAGACAACTCTTGCTAAAGCTGTTTATGATATGCATTCTAATAAATTTGATGCTTCTAGTTTTATTGCTAATGTTAGGGAAAAGTCGGAAAGAGATTGTTTGcttcaattacaaaaacaacTTCTTAAAGATATTTCGGGcgaaataaatacaaatatatcgGATGATTGTGAAGGAGTTTACATAATCAAAAAAAGGTTACGTGATAAAAAAGTTCTACTTGTCCTAGATGATGTTAATGATGAGCACCAATTAGAAAAATTGGCCGGAAAGAAAGGCTGGTTTCGACCGGGGAGTTGGATCATTATAACAACTAGAGATGAACATGTGTTAGTTGCACATGAAGTTCTTAAAATTTATAGGCCTAAAGGACTAAATAATGATGatgctttaaaatttttttgtttgaaagccTTCAAAAATGAGCAACCCAAAGAAGGTTATACGCAACTATCTCAGGAATTTGTAAAATATGCCGGTGGCCTTCCGTTAGCTCTTGTTACTTTGGGTTCCTTTTTAGTTGGAAGACCAAGAGATGACTGGCAAAGTGCATTGGactattttaaagaaaatcctccaaaaaaaatatttgatatacttaaaataagttttgatgggCTAGAGGATATGTGGAAGGAGGTATTCTTAGATATTGCGTGTTTCTTTACGGGGTGGCCCAAATTTGAGGTAATACGTATACTAAAGAACTGTGGTTTTAAGGCAAGAATTGGTATAAGTGTTCTTCAGGACAAATCTCTCCTAACTGTCATAGGAGGCAATGAAGAATTGGGGATGCATGATCTACTACAAGAAATGGGTAAAAACATTGTTCGATCATGTGGAGAGCTTGGAAGGCAAAGTAGGTTGTGGCTTTTTGAGGACTTGTGTCGTGTATTGGAGAACAATATG GAAACAAATGCAATTCAAGCCATAGTCATCAAGAAAAGGAATGCAGGTTTCAACTTTGAAGAATTTCCTGAAGTTTTTTCAAAGATGACTAATCTTAGATTGCTAATAATTGATGAGTTGCACATCCCAAATGCTCTCAATCGTGTTCCTAATGGCCTAAGACATCTTTCATGGaaatgttgttcattaaaatGTTTGCCATCTAGTTTCGAACCAAAGGAACTTGTTGAACTTGACTTGCAGTATAGCAAATGTGAATATCTTTGGGAAGGAGCAAAG TGTTTAGGAAACTTAAAGTCCATCAATCTTTCCTCATCGGAGAACCTAATTTGGACACCTGACTTTTCAAGGGTTCCGAGACTTGAGGTACTACACCTTGGTTGTTGCACTAATTTGGGTGGGTTACACCCATCTATTGGACAACTCAGCAAGCTTAAAAGTTTACATCTGTCTTACTGCGAATCTCTTACTAATCTTCCCAGCTTTTCAGAGGCTACGAGTCTTGAGGTACTAGGCCTGGAATGTTGCACTAATTTGGTTGGGTTACACCCATCGTTTGGACAACTCAGCAAGCTTAAAAGTTTAGATCTGTCTCGCTGCACATCTCTTACTAATCTTCCCAGCTTTTCAGAGGCTACGAGTCTTGAGGTACTAGGCCTGGAATGGTGCACTAATTTGGTTGGGTTACACCCATCGTTTGGACAACTCAGCAAGCTTAAAAGTTTAGATCTGTCTCACTGCACATCTCTTACTAATCTTCCGAGCTTTTCAAAGGCTACGAGTCTTGAGGTACTAGGCCTGGAAGGGTGCACTAATTTGGTTGGGTTACACCCATCTATTGGACAACTCAGCAAGCTTAAAAGTTTACATCTGTCTCACTGCACATCTCTTACTAATCTTCCCAGCTTTTCAGAGGCTACGAGTCTTGAG GTACTAGGCCTGGAAGGGTGCACTAATTTGATTGGGTTACACCCATCTATTGGACAACTCAGCAAGCTTAAAAGTTTACATCTGTCTCGCTGCACATCTCTTACTAATCTTCCCAGCTTTTCAGAGGCTACGAGTCTTGAGGTACTAGGCCTGGAATGGTGCACTAATTTGGTTGGGTTACACCCATCTATTGGACAACTCAGCAAGCTTAAAAGTTTACATCTGTCTCGCTGCACATCTCTTACTAATCTTCCCAGCTTTTCAGAGGCTACGAGTCTTGAGGTACTAGGCCTGGAAGGGTGCACTAATTTGGTTGGGTTACACCCATCTATTGGACAACTCAGCAAGCTTAAAAGTTTACATCTGTCTCGCTGCACATCTCTTACTAATCTTCCCAGCTTTTCAGAGGCTACGAGTCTTGAG GTACTAGGCCTGGAATGGTGCACTAATTTGGTTGGGTTACACCCATTGTTTGGACAACTCAGCAAGCTTAAAAGTTTACATCTGTCTTGCTGCACATCTCTTGCTAATCTTCCTAGTTTTTCAGAGGCTACGAGTCTTGAGGTACTACTCCTGGAAGGGTGCACTAATTTGGTTGGGTTACACCCATCTATTGGACAACTCAGCAAGCTTAAAAGTTTACATTTGTCTCGCTGCACATCTCTTACTAATCTTCCCAGCTTTTCAGAGGCTACGAGTCTTGAG GTACTAGGCCTGGAAGGGTGCACTAATTTGGTTGGGTTACACCCATCTATTGGACAACTCAGCAAGCTTAAAAGTTTACATCTGTCTCACTGCACATCTCTTACTAATCTTCCCAGCTTTTCAGAGGCTACGAGTCTTGAGGTACTAGGCCTGGAAGGGTGCACTAATTTGATTGGGTTACACCCATCTATTGGACAACTCAGCAAGCTTAAAAGTTTACATCTGTCTCGCTGCACATCTCTTACTAATCTTCCCAGCTTTTCAGAGGCTACGAGTCTTGAG GTACTAGGCCTGGAAGGGTGCACTAATTTGATTGGGTTACACCCATCTATTGGACAACTCAGCAAGCTTAAAAGTTTACATCTGTCTCGCTGCACATCTCTTACTAATCTTCCCAGCTTTTCAGAGGCTACGAGTCTTGAG GTACTAGGCCTGGAAGGGTGCACTAATTTGGTTGGGTTACACCCATCTATTGGACAACTCAGCAAGCTTAAAAGTTTACATCTGTCTCGCTGCACATCTCTTACTAATCTTCCCAGCTTTTCAGAGGCTACGAGTCTTGAGGTACTAGGCCTGGAAGGGTGCACTAATTTGGTTGGGTTACACCCATCTATTGGACAACTCAGCAAGCTTAAAAGTTTACATCTGTCTCGCTGCACATCTCTTACTAATCTTCCCAGCTTTTCAGAGGCTACGAGTCTTGAG GTACTAGGCCTGGAATGGTGCACTAATTTGGTTGGGTTACACCCATTGTTTGGACAACTCAGCAAGCTTAAAAGTTTACATCTGTCTTACTGCACATCTCTTACTAATCTTCCCAGCTTTTCCGAGGCTACGAGTCTTGAGGTACTACTCCTGGAAGGGTGCACTAATTTGGTTGGGTTACACCCATCTATTGGACAACTCAGCAAGCTTAAAAGTTTACATCTGTCTCGCTGCACATCTCTTACTAATCTTCCCAGCTTTTTAGAGGCTACGAGTCTTGAG GTACTAGGCCTGGAAGGGTGCACTAATTTGGTTGGGTTACACCCATCTATTGGACAACTCAGCAAGCTTAAAAGTTTACATCTGTCTCGCTGCACATCTCTTACTAATCTTCCCAGCTTTTTAGAGGCTACGAGTCTTGAG GTACTAGGCCTGGAAGGGTGCACTAATTTGGTTGGGTTACACCCATCTATTGGACAACTCAGCAAGCTTAAAAGTTTACATCTGTCTCGCTGCACATCTCTTACTAATCTTCCCAGCTTTTCAGAGGCTACGAGTCTTGAGGTACTAGGCCTGGAAGGGTGCACTAATTTGGTTGGGTTACACCCATTGTTTGGACAACTCAGCAAGCTTAAAAGTTTAAATCTGTCTGATTGCACATCTCTTACTAATCTTCCCAACTTTTCAGAGGCTACGAGTCTTGAGGTACTAGGCCTGAGATGA
- the LOC126691656 gene encoding disease resistance protein TAO1-like isoform X29, whose amino-acid sequence MSTQGASTSSPSSSSTPRRTYDVFLSFRGEDTRTSFTDHLYNALTRKGIFTFRDDENLERGRFISEELVKAIQESKFAIVILSKNYAFSTWLLDELEHIVRCVEETGLVVVPIFYHVNPSDVRKQTGTFAEAFNAHKKRALDEHKMKTWRTALGVVADLSGWDLKDRHESEFIPKIVEDIDKKLNSKFLIIHENLVGVESMVAELLNCSYLDFENNVCMIGICGMGGIGKTTLAKAVYDMHSNKFDASSFIANVREKSERDCLLQLQKQLLKDISGEINTNISDDCEGVYIIKKRLRDKKVLLVLDDVNDEHQLEKLAGKKGWFRPGSWIIITTRDEHVLVAHEVLKIYRPKGLNNDDALKFFCLKAFKNEQPKEGYTQLSQEFVKYAGGLPLALVTLGSFLVGRPRDDWQSALDYFKENPPKKIFDILKISFDGLEDMWKEVFLDIACFFTGWPKFEVIRILKNCGFKARIGISVLQDKSLLTVIGGNEELGMHDLLQEMGKNIVRSCGELGRQSRLWLFEDLCRVLENNMETNAIQAIVIKKRNAGFNFEEFPEVFSKMTNLRLLIIDELHIPNALNRVPNGLRHLSWKCCSLKCLPSSFEPKELVELDLQYSKCEYLWEGAKCLGNLKSINLSSSENLIWTPDFSRVPRLEVLHLGCCTNLGGLHPSIGQLSKLKSLHLSYCESLTNLPSFSEATSLEVLGLECCTNLVGLHPSFGQLSKLKSLDLSRCTSLTNLPSFSEATSLEVLGLEWCTNLVGLHPSFGQLSKLKSLDLSHCTSLTNLPSFSKATSLEVLGLEGCTNLVGLHPSIGQLSKLKSLHLSHCTSLTNLPSFSEATSLEVLGLEGCTNLIGLHPSIGQLSKLKSLHLSRCTSLTNLPSFSEATSLEVLGLEWCTNLVGLHPSIGQLSKLKSLHLSRCTSLTNLPSFSEATSLEVLGLEGCTNLVGLHPSIGQLSKLKSLHLSRCTSLTNLPSFSEATSLEVLGLEWCTNLVGLHPLFGQLSKLKSLHLSCCTSLANLPSFSEATSLEVLLLEGCTNLVGLHPSIGQLSKLKSLHLSRCTSLTNLPSFSEATSLEVLGLEGCTNLVGLHPSIGQLSKLKSLHLSRCTSLTNLPSFSEATSLEVLGLEWCTNLVGLHPLFGQLSKLKSLHLSYCTSLTNLPSFSEATSLEVLLLEGCTNLVGLHPSIGQLSKLKSLHLSRCTSLTNLPSFLEATSLEVLGLEGCTNLVGLHPSIGQLSKLKSLHLSRCTSLTNLPSFLEATSLEVLGLEGCTNLVGLHPSIGQLSKLKSLHLSRCTSLTNLPSFSEATSLEVLGLEGCTNLVGLHPLFGQLSKLKSLNLSDCTSLTNLPNFSEATSLEVLGLR is encoded by the exons TTACCACGTGAATCCATCTGATGTACGGAAGCAGACAGGAACTTTTGCAGAAGCATTTAATGCTCACAAAAAAAGAGCCTTAGATGAACACAAAATGAAAACGTGGAGAACTGCTTTGGGAGTAGTGGCTGATCTCTCTGGTTGGGATTTGAAAGATAG GCATGAGTCAGAATTTATCCCAAAAATTGTTGAAGACATTGATAagaaattgaattcaaaattcTTAATCATTCACGAAAACCTCGTAGGAGTAGAATCTATGGTGGCAGAATTGTTGAACTGTTCGTATTTAGATTTTGAGAATAATGTTTGCATGATAGGGATTTGTGGTATGGGGGGAATCGGAAAGACAACTCTTGCTAAAGCTGTTTATGATATGCATTCTAATAAATTTGATGCTTCTAGTTTTATTGCTAATGTTAGGGAAAAGTCGGAAAGAGATTGTTTGcttcaattacaaaaacaacTTCTTAAAGATATTTCGGGcgaaataaatacaaatatatcgGATGATTGTGAAGGAGTTTACATAATCAAAAAAAGGTTACGTGATAAAAAAGTTCTACTTGTCCTAGATGATGTTAATGATGAGCACCAATTAGAAAAATTGGCCGGAAAGAAAGGCTGGTTTCGACCGGGGAGTTGGATCATTATAACAACTAGAGATGAACATGTGTTAGTTGCACATGAAGTTCTTAAAATTTATAGGCCTAAAGGACTAAATAATGATGatgctttaaaatttttttgtttgaaagccTTCAAAAATGAGCAACCCAAAGAAGGTTATACGCAACTATCTCAGGAATTTGTAAAATATGCCGGTGGCCTTCCGTTAGCTCTTGTTACTTTGGGTTCCTTTTTAGTTGGAAGACCAAGAGATGACTGGCAAAGTGCATTGGactattttaaagaaaatcctccaaaaaaaatatttgatatacttaaaataagttttgatgggCTAGAGGATATGTGGAAGGAGGTATTCTTAGATATTGCGTGTTTCTTTACGGGGTGGCCCAAATTTGAGGTAATACGTATACTAAAGAACTGTGGTTTTAAGGCAAGAATTGGTATAAGTGTTCTTCAGGACAAATCTCTCCTAACTGTCATAGGAGGCAATGAAGAATTGGGGATGCATGATCTACTACAAGAAATGGGTAAAAACATTGTTCGATCATGTGGAGAGCTTGGAAGGCAAAGTAGGTTGTGGCTTTTTGAGGACTTGTGTCGTGTATTGGAGAACAATATG GAAACAAATGCAATTCAAGCCATAGTCATCAAGAAAAGGAATGCAGGTTTCAACTTTGAAGAATTTCCTGAAGTTTTTTCAAAGATGACTAATCTTAGATTGCTAATAATTGATGAGTTGCACATCCCAAATGCTCTCAATCGTGTTCCTAATGGCCTAAGACATCTTTCATGGaaatgttgttcattaaaatGTTTGCCATCTAGTTTCGAACCAAAGGAACTTGTTGAACTTGACTTGCAGTATAGCAAATGTGAATATCTTTGGGAAGGAGCAAAG TGTTTAGGAAACTTAAAGTCCATCAATCTTTCCTCATCGGAGAACCTAATTTGGACACCTGACTTTTCAAGGGTTCCGAGACTTGAGGTACTACACCTTGGTTGTTGCACTAATTTGGGTGGGTTACACCCATCTATTGGACAACTCAGCAAGCTTAAAAGTTTACATCTGTCTTACTGCGAATCTCTTACTAATCTTCCCAGCTTTTCAGAGGCTACGAGTCTTGAGGTACTAGGCCTGGAATGTTGCACTAATTTGGTTGGGTTACACCCATCGTTTGGACAACTCAGCAAGCTTAAAAGTTTAGATCTGTCTCGCTGCACATCTCTTACTAATCTTCCCAGCTTTTCAGAGGCTACGAGTCTTGAGGTACTAGGCCTGGAATGGTGCACTAATTTGGTTGGGTTACACCCATCGTTTGGACAACTCAGCAAGCTTAAAAGTTTAGATCTGTCTCACTGCACATCTCTTACTAATCTTCCGAGCTTTTCAAAGGCTACGAGTCTTGAGGTACTAGGCCTGGAAGGGTGCACTAATTTGGTTGGGTTACACCCATCTATTGGACAACTCAGCAAGCTTAAAAGTTTACATCTGTCTCACTGCACATCTCTTACTAATCTTCCCAGCTTTTCAGAGGCTACGAGTCTTGAG GTACTAGGCCTGGAAGGGTGCACTAATTTGATTGGGTTACACCCATCTATTGGACAACTCAGCAAGCTTAAAAGTTTACATCTGTCTCGCTGCACATCTCTTACTAATCTTCCCAGCTTTTCAGAGGCTACGAGTCTTGAGGTACTAGGCCTGGAATGGTGCACTAATTTGGTTGGGTTACACCCATCTATTGGACAACTCAGCAAGCTTAAAAGTTTACATCTGTCTCGCTGCACATCTCTTACTAATCTTCCCAGCTTTTCAGAGGCTACGAGTCTTGAGGTACTAGGCCTGGAAGGGTGCACTAATTTGGTTGGGTTACACCCATCTATTGGACAACTCAGCAAGCTTAAAAGTTTACATCTGTCTCGCTGCACATCTCTTACTAATCTTCCCAGCTTTTCAGAGGCTACGAGTCTTGAG GTACTAGGCCTGGAATGGTGCACTAATTTGGTTGGGTTACACCCATTGTTTGGACAACTCAGCAAGCTTAAAAGTTTACATCTGTCTTGCTGCACATCTCTTGCTAATCTTCCTAGTTTTTCAGAGGCTACGAGTCTTGAGGTACTACTCCTGGAAGGGTGCACTAATTTGGTTGGGTTACACCCATCTATTGGACAACTCAGCAAGCTTAAAAGTTTACATTTGTCTCGCTGCACATCTCTTACTAATCTTCCCAGCTTTTCAGAGGCTACGAGTCTTGAG GTACTAGGCCTGGAAGGGTGCACTAATTTGGTTGGGTTACACCCATCTATTGGACAACTCAGCAAGCTTAAAAGTTTACATCTGTCTCGCTGCACATCTCTTACTAATCTTCCCAGCTTTTCAGAGGCTACGAGTCTTGAG GTACTAGGCCTGGAATGGTGCACTAATTTGGTTGGGTTACACCCATTGTTTGGACAACTCAGCAAGCTTAAAAGTTTACATCTGTCTTACTGCACATCTCTTACTAATCTTCCCAGCTTTTCCGAGGCTACGAGTCTTGAGGTACTACTCCTGGAAGGGTGCACTAATTTGGTTGGGTTACACCCATCTATTGGACAACTCAGCAAGCTTAAAAGTTTACATCTGTCTCGCTGCACATCTCTTACTAATCTTCCCAGCTTTTTAGAGGCTACGAGTCTTGAG GTACTAGGCCTGGAAGGGTGCACTAATTTGGTTGGGTTACACCCATCTATTGGACAACTCAGCAAGCTTAAAAGTTTACATCTGTCTCGCTGCACATCTCTTACTAATCTTCCCAGCTTTTTAGAGGCTACGAGTCTTGAG GTACTAGGCCTGGAAGGGTGCACTAATTTGGTTGGGTTACACCCATCTATTGGACAACTCAGCAAGCTTAAAAGTTTACATCTGTCTCGCTGCACATCTCTTACTAATCTTCCCAGCTTTTCAGAGGCTACGAGTCTTGAGGTACTAGGCCTGGAAGGGTGCACTAATTTGGTTGGGTTACACCCATTGTTTGGACAACTCAGCAAGCTTAAAAGTTTAAATCTGTCTGATTGCACATCTCTTACTAATCTTCCCAACTTTTCAGAGGCTACGAGTCTTGAGGTACTAGGCCTGAGATGA